One part of the Streptomyces ferrugineus genome encodes these proteins:
- a CDS encoding response regulator, whose translation MADSFGPMRDEGADGDDVVGMGPDTGSPRKEPIRVLVVDDHALFRRGLEIVLAAEEDIQVVGEAGDGAEAVDKAADLLPDIVLMDVRMPKRGGIEACTSIKEVAPSAKIIMLTISDEEADLYDAIKAGATGYLLKEISTDEVATAIRAVADGQSQISPSMASKLLTEFKSMIQRTDERRLVPAPRLTDRELEVLKLVATGMNNRDIAKELFISENTVKNHVRNILEKLQLHSRMEAVVYAMREKILEIR comes from the coding sequence ATGGCGGACAGCTTCGGACCGATGCGGGACGAGGGTGCCGACGGCGACGACGTCGTCGGCATGGGCCCTGACACGGGCTCTCCACGCAAGGAGCCGATCAGAGTCCTCGTCGTGGACGACCACGCCCTGTTCCGCCGTGGACTGGAGATCGTGCTCGCGGCCGAGGAGGACATCCAGGTCGTGGGGGAGGCGGGCGACGGCGCGGAAGCCGTCGACAAGGCCGCAGACCTGCTGCCGGACATCGTCCTGATGGATGTCCGGATGCCCAAGCGGGGCGGGATCGAGGCCTGCACCTCCATCAAGGAAGTGGCCCCCAGCGCGAAGATCATCATGCTGACGATCAGCGACGAGGAGGCCGACCTCTACGACGCGATCAAGGCGGGCGCGACGGGCTATCTCCTCAAGGAGATCTCCACGGACGAGGTGGCCACGGCCATTCGCGCGGTGGCCGACGGGCAGTCGCAGATCAGCCCGTCCATGGCGTCGAAGCTGCTCACCGAGTTCAAGTCGATGATCCAGCGCACGGACGAGCGCCGGCTCGTGCCGGCGCCCCGGCTGACGGACCGTGAGCTGGAGGTACTCAAGCTCGTCGCCACTGGTATGAACAACCGCGATATCGCCAAGGAGTTGTTCATCTCCGAGAACACCGTGAAGAACCATGTGCGCAACATCCTGGAGAAGCTTCAGCTGCACTCCAGGATGGAGGCCGTGGTGTACGCGATGCGGGAGAAGATCCTCGAGATCCGCTGA